The following are from one region of the Mycolicibacterium helvum genome:
- a CDS encoding FecCD family ABC transporter permease produces MTAPQPIDFGRRQLVLRREPALALRASWRSIATVSALGACALALAVYAVGVGQYPVSVTQVIAILTGHDDSFASVLVLQWRMPRILLALLIGVALGLSGAIFQALTRNPLGSPDVIGFDFGAYTGALIAIAVFGGGYAAIASSAVIGGLATAVVVYLLSYKNGLAGFRLIIVGIAVSAVLSSVSQWIILKIKLHQAVTAAIWQQGSLNGLEWAQVYPMAGVLVVAVALLSVVGPQLPILELGDDAAGALGVRPERVRLAYFGIGVLLIAIAAATAGPISFVALAAPQLARRLTGAPGVGLISAGAMGAVLLLSSDVIALKIFAPTELPVGAVTVTLGGLYLIYLLIAQARKV; encoded by the coding sequence ATGACGGCGCCGCAGCCGATCGACTTCGGTCGTCGACAGTTGGTGCTGCGCCGCGAGCCGGCGTTGGCGCTACGGGCGTCGTGGCGCAGCATCGCCACGGTGTCGGCCCTCGGTGCTTGTGCGTTGGCGTTGGCGGTATACGCCGTCGGTGTGGGCCAGTACCCGGTCTCGGTGACGCAGGTGATCGCAATACTGACGGGTCACGATGACAGCTTTGCCAGTGTGCTGGTTCTGCAGTGGCGCATGCCGCGAATTCTGTTGGCACTGTTGATCGGTGTCGCACTCGGCCTCTCTGGCGCGATCTTTCAGGCTTTGACCCGTAATCCGCTTGGCAGTCCCGACGTCATCGGCTTCGACTTCGGTGCCTATACCGGCGCGCTGATAGCGATCGCCGTGTTTGGCGGCGGCTACGCCGCAATTGCCAGCAGTGCGGTGATCGGCGGCCTCGCCACGGCGGTCGTCGTGTACCTGCTCTCCTACAAGAACGGTCTCGCCGGGTTCCGGTTGATCATCGTCGGTATCGCGGTCAGCGCCGTGTTGAGTTCGGTCAGCCAGTGGATCATCCTCAAGATCAAGCTGCATCAGGCGGTTACGGCAGCGATCTGGCAGCAGGGATCACTCAACGGCCTGGAATGGGCTCAGGTGTACCCGATGGCCGGCGTTCTGGTGGTCGCCGTCGCATTATTGTCGGTCGTCGGACCTCAGCTGCCGATCCTGGAGTTGGGCGACGATGCGGCCGGAGCGCTCGGTGTACGGCCCGAACGAGTTCGGCTGGCCTACTTCGGGATCGGGGTGCTGCTGATTGCCATCGCCGCCGCTACTGCGGGCCCGATCTCCTTCGTGGCACTGGCCGCACCGCAGCTGGCCCGCCGGCTCACCGGCGCGCCAGGGGTGGGGCTGATCTCGGCGGGCGCCATGGGTGCCGTGCTGCTGCTGAGCAGCGATGTGATTGCACTGAAGATCTTTGCCCCGACTGAACTTCCGGTTGGCGCCGTCACCGTGACGCTGGGTGGGCTGTACCTGATCTATCTACTCATCGCGCAGGCGCGGAAGGTGTGA
- a CDS encoding citrate synthase 2 encodes MTVVPDDFVPGLEGVVAFTTEIAEPDKDGGALRYRGVDIDDLVGNRVTFGDVWALLVDGRFGNGLPPAEPFPLPIHTGDVRVDVQAGLAMLAPIWGYAPLLDIDGETARDHLARASVMALSYVAQSARGIYQPAVPQRVIDECSTVTERFMTRWQGDPDPRHVEAIDAYWVSAAEHGMNASTFTARVIASTGADVAAALSGAIGAMSGPLHGGAPARVLPMLEEVERTGDARAVVKGVLDRNEKLMGFGHRVYRAEDPRARVLRATAKRLAAPRYEVAIALEQAALAELHERRPDRAIETNVEFWAAVILDFAQVPAKMMPAMFTCGRTAGWCAHILEQKRLGKLVRPSAIYVGPSPRPVDAVEGWNEIAHSV; translated from the coding sequence ATGACTGTGGTACCCGACGATTTCGTGCCCGGCCTTGAAGGGGTGGTGGCCTTCACCACCGAGATCGCCGAGCCTGACAAAGATGGTGGTGCGCTGCGGTATCGCGGTGTCGATATCGACGATCTGGTCGGTAATCGCGTCACGTTCGGCGACGTCTGGGCCCTGCTGGTCGACGGCCGGTTCGGCAACGGCCTGCCGCCCGCCGAGCCGTTCCCGCTGCCCATTCACACCGGCGACGTGCGAGTCGACGTGCAGGCCGGCCTGGCAATGCTGGCACCGATCTGGGGCTATGCACCGCTGCTGGACATTGACGGCGAGACCGCCCGCGATCACCTCGCCCGTGCGTCGGTGATGGCGTTGTCGTATGTCGCCCAGTCCGCTCGCGGGATCTATCAGCCGGCGGTTCCCCAGCGTGTGATCGACGAATGCTCCACTGTCACAGAGCGTTTCATGACGCGCTGGCAGGGCGATCCGGATCCGCGGCACGTCGAAGCGATCGATGCCTACTGGGTCTCGGCGGCCGAACACGGGATGAATGCCTCGACGTTCACCGCGCGGGTGATCGCCTCAACCGGGGCCGATGTCGCGGCCGCGCTCTCGGGTGCGATCGGCGCGATGAGCGGGCCACTGCACGGCGGTGCGCCCGCCCGGGTGCTCCCCATGCTCGAAGAGGTCGAACGCACCGGGGATGCCCGCGCGGTCGTCAAGGGTGTTCTCGACCGCAACGAAAAGCTGATGGGCTTCGGCCATCGGGTCTACCGTGCCGAGGACCCCCGCGCGCGCGTGCTGCGCGCCACGGCCAAGCGGCTGGCAGCGCCGCGATACGAAGTAGCCATCGCGCTGGAGCAGGCGGCGCTGGCCGAACTGCACGAGCGCCGCCCCGACCGCGCCATCGAGACCAACGTCGAATTCTGGGCGGCGGTCATCCTCGACTTCGCCCAGGTCCCGGCCAAGATGATGCCGGCGATGTTCACCTGCGGCCGCACCGCGGGATGGTGCGCCCACATCCTCGAGCAGAAGCGGCTCGGCAAGCTGGTGCGGCCGTCGGCGATCTATGTCGGGCCGTCGCCGCGTCCAGTGGATGCGGTTGAGGGCTGGAACGAGATCGCGCATTCGGTCTAG
- a CDS encoding ABC transporter ATP-binding protein yields MTIESADGQVRLGARDLSLGYGALPIVAGLTVDIAPGAITAIVGPNACGKSTLLRGLARLLSPAGGQVVLDGTDISGLRTKDVARRLGLLPQSSIAPEGITVADLVTRGRFPHQKMLRQFSRADQQAVAEAMDATGVTPIAGRPVDELSGGQRQRVWVAVVLAQQTPLILLDEPTTYLDIAHQIDLLDLFTELNIEQGRTIVAVLHDLNHACRFADEIIAMKAGSIVAMGDPSEIITADLVEAVYGLRCRIIEDPETGTPLVIPRSSGKSLARKRGGVPG; encoded by the coding sequence ATGACCATAGAGTCGGCGGACGGCCAGGTTCGCCTCGGAGCGCGTGATCTCTCGCTCGGATACGGTGCTCTGCCGATCGTGGCCGGCCTCACCGTCGATATCGCTCCCGGTGCCATCACCGCGATCGTCGGCCCGAATGCTTGTGGGAAGTCAACACTTCTGCGTGGCTTGGCCCGACTGTTGAGCCCGGCCGGCGGGCAGGTGGTTCTCGATGGAACCGATATCAGCGGATTGCGAACCAAGGACGTTGCTCGCCGCCTTGGACTGCTGCCCCAGTCGTCGATCGCACCGGAAGGCATCACCGTTGCCGATCTGGTGACGCGAGGACGCTTCCCGCATCAGAAGATGTTGCGGCAGTTCTCCCGAGCGGACCAGCAGGCCGTTGCCGAAGCGATGGACGCAACGGGAGTAACCCCGATCGCGGGCCGCCCAGTGGATGAACTCTCCGGTGGGCAGCGCCAACGGGTCTGGGTCGCTGTGGTGCTGGCGCAGCAGACTCCGCTGATTCTGCTCGACGAGCCGACCACCTATCTGGACATCGCTCATCAGATCGACCTGCTGGACTTGTTCACCGAGCTCAATATCGAGCAGGGCCGCACTATCGTCGCGGTCCTGCACGACCTGAATCACGCCTGCCGGTTCGCCGACGAGATCATTGCCATGAAAGCCGGATCGATTGTCGCCATGGGGGACCCGTCGGAGATCATCACCGCCGACCTGGTCGAGGCGGTCTATGGTCTGCGCTGCCGGATCATCGAGGATCCAGAGACGGGTACACCACTGGTGATACCCCGGTCATCGGGAAAGTCACTCGCCCGCAAGCGCGGCGGCGTTCCTGGGTGA
- a CDS encoding ABC transporter ATP-binding protein, whose protein sequence is MNAPDILPVATARQTWQWLRRELRSRAGTVTVMVIAGLVAAATAVVPVYVLGVLVDRIIDRSPVSVIVTIGIIVTVAALVGGMASGVSNYVIGRFGAVALADLREACVETALSLPTTTVERVGRGDIITRVSTDVATIAKAVSDVIPTMFASVLLGLVSLIAMLGLDWRLGLAGAVAIPFYVLALRWYLPRSAPRYAQERQAIGERSQVLMESMAGSATVHAYGMHAEHQSTIEAASARVRDISIGVFTLFTRFVGRINRAEFVGLAVIVIAGFWLVKSGSVTVGQTTAAALLFHRLFNPISALLFTFDEAQDAGASLARLVGLVSLGGADRPAPPPTAEQRREPRDGGLELADLEFSYDGEHPVVRGVTIRVEPGARVALVGSTGAGKSTVARIAAGSLVPQRGSVRIGGVSLAAMPPEQRRRHIAIVSQEVHVFAGPLIDDLRLASPGATEAEVRAALATVGADQWVSALAAGVGTIVGEGGHQLTSAQAQQLALARLLLADPTVAILDEATAEAGSQGARELERAAAAATAGRTTLVIAHRLTQAASADRIVVMAQGRVVESGTHDELVSAGGRYAELWRAWAAQRS, encoded by the coding sequence ATGAACGCCCCGGACATTCTGCCTGTCGCCACCGCGCGGCAGACATGGCAGTGGTTGCGGCGCGAATTACGTTCTCGTGCTGGCACGGTCACCGTGATGGTGATCGCCGGATTGGTCGCCGCGGCCACCGCGGTGGTGCCGGTGTACGTGCTCGGTGTGCTCGTCGATCGCATCATCGACCGCTCACCGGTATCGGTCATCGTCACGATCGGGATCATCGTCACGGTGGCCGCCCTCGTCGGTGGGATGGCCAGTGGTGTGTCGAATTATGTGATCGGCCGGTTCGGCGCGGTCGCATTGGCGGATCTGCGGGAGGCGTGCGTCGAGACTGCACTGTCCCTGCCGACGACGACGGTGGAACGAGTTGGCCGGGGAGACATCATCACCCGAGTCAGTACCGACGTCGCGACGATCGCCAAAGCAGTGTCCGACGTGATCCCGACGATGTTCGCCTCGGTTCTGCTGGGGCTGGTGTCGTTGATTGCCATGTTGGGTCTGGACTGGCGGCTGGGATTGGCTGGCGCAGTGGCGATCCCGTTCTACGTGCTGGCGTTGCGCTGGTATCTACCGCGATCGGCGCCCCGTTATGCGCAGGAGCGGCAGGCGATTGGTGAGCGTTCGCAGGTCTTGATGGAAAGCATGGCCGGTTCTGCCACCGTGCACGCCTACGGCATGCACGCCGAACACCAGAGCACTATCGAAGCTGCCTCGGCACGGGTGCGCGATATCTCGATCGGGGTGTTCACGCTGTTCACCCGATTCGTCGGCCGCATCAACCGCGCTGAATTCGTCGGTCTCGCGGTCATTGTGATCGCCGGTTTCTGGCTGGTGAAGAGCGGCTCGGTCACGGTTGGTCAGACCACCGCGGCAGCGCTGCTGTTTCATCGGCTGTTCAATCCGATCAGCGCTCTGCTCTTCACGTTTGACGAAGCTCAGGATGCCGGTGCAAGTTTGGCGCGATTGGTGGGGCTGGTGAGCCTCGGCGGAGCCGATCGGCCCGCACCGCCGCCGACTGCCGAACAGCGTCGGGAGCCACGGGATGGCGGGCTGGAGCTGGCTGATCTGGAATTCAGTTACGACGGCGAGCACCCGGTGGTGCGCGGTGTCACCATTCGGGTCGAGCCCGGTGCCCGAGTAGCCCTGGTCGGTTCGACAGGCGCGGGAAAATCGACTGTCGCTCGCATCGCCGCGGGATCGCTTGTGCCGCAACGGGGGAGTGTCCGTATCGGCGGTGTGTCACTGGCGGCTATGCCACCCGAGCAGCGCCGCCGCCATATTGCGATCGTCAGCCAGGAAGTTCATGTCTTTGCCGGCCCACTCATCGACGACCTCCGGCTGGCCAGCCCGGGCGCGACCGAAGCAGAGGTGCGTGCCGCGCTGGCCACCGTGGGCGCCGACCAGTGGGTGAGCGCCCTCGCCGCCGGTGTCGGCACGATCGTCGGGGAAGGCGGTCACCAGCTGACGTCCGCGCAGGCACAGCAACTCGCGTTGGCGCGACTGCTCCTCGCGGATCCGACGGTAGCGATTCTTGACGAGGCGACTGCAGAAGCCGGCAGCCAGGGCGCCCGCGAGCTGGAACGCGCGGCCGCCGCGGCGACGGCAGGCCGCACCACGCTGGTCATCGCTCACCGGCTCACTCAAGCGGCCAGCGCGGATCGGATCGTCGTGATGGCGCAGGGCCGTGTCGTCGAATCAGGTACCCACGACGAGCTGGTATCGGCAGGCGGCCGCTACGCCGAACTGTGGCGTGCCTGGGCCGCACAACGAAGCTAG
- a CDS encoding iron-siderophore ABC transporter substrate-binding protein, with the protein MQARLITRDAIHRAAQHHSMHDCRWPNRHRRPPYISHSTPVGYPNLMFIGRLGVSLRRSGTYLAVFAIGMTVLTGCGGTTKSQSASVAASSSVAAEPVTISHKFGETKVPANPQRVVTAGWTDQDYVLALGVVPVTTRAFFDNYNDFPWVKAETDGKGVPTMAGDQINFEAIAAAKPDVIFAIYETIDQKTYDRLSQIAPTVIQSADYPDEETPWEVQLLTTGKALGRTDQAKKLADEVNAKISEAKAAHPEFAGKTLVNDYTSELNAPYLIGKGDPRRALFDSLGFNAQDTVGDVSQEKLDLLEGDVLFVNGLTKEQLQDSPAFQRLAVVKDGRTLYAGPDSTLSGALTYTGPGAMLYALNLLVPQLSNALTGKPVEDLSHS; encoded by the coding sequence ATGCAGGCCCGCCTGATCACTCGTGACGCGATACACCGTGCCGCCCAGCATCATTCGATGCACGATTGCCGCTGGCCGAACCGACACCGCCGCCCACCCTACATATCTCACAGCACACCAGTAGGTTATCCTAACCTAATGTTTATCGGGCGATTGGGTGTATCCCTGCGACGAAGCGGTACGTACCTGGCTGTTTTCGCGATCGGAATGACGGTACTCACCGGCTGCGGCGGCACCACGAAGTCCCAATCCGCGAGCGTCGCTGCAAGCTCCTCTGTAGCGGCCGAGCCGGTGACCATCTCGCATAAATTCGGTGAGACAAAGGTTCCAGCTAATCCACAACGGGTGGTGACCGCGGGTTGGACCGACCAAGATTACGTCCTGGCTCTCGGGGTCGTTCCAGTTACCACCCGGGCCTTCTTCGACAACTACAACGATTTCCCCTGGGTCAAAGCGGAGACCGACGGCAAGGGCGTCCCCACCATGGCGGGCGACCAGATCAACTTCGAGGCCATCGCCGCGGCCAAGCCCGACGTCATCTTCGCGATCTACGAGACAATCGACCAAAAGACCTACGACCGCCTTTCGCAAATCGCCCCTACTGTCATCCAGTCGGCCGACTACCCTGACGAGGAAACCCCCTGGGAGGTACAGCTTCTGACCACCGGGAAAGCGCTCGGGCGTACCGACCAGGCCAAGAAACTTGCCGACGAAGTGAACGCCAAGATCTCCGAGGCAAAGGCCGCGCACCCCGAGTTCGCCGGCAAAACGCTGGTCAACGACTACACCTCGGAACTCAATGCGCCCTATCTGATCGGCAAGGGCGATCCGCGCCGCGCCCTGTTCGATTCGCTTGGATTCAATGCGCAGGACACCGTCGGTGATGTCTCCCAGGAGAAGCTGGACCTGCTTGAGGGCGATGTGCTGTTCGTCAACGGCCTCACCAAGGAGCAGCTTCAAGATTCGCCGGCGTTCCAGCGACTCGCTGTGGTCAAGGACGGCCGAACCCTGTATGCGGGCCCGGACTCCACCCTGTCCGGCGCACTGACCTACACCGGACCCGGAGCCATGCTGTACGCATTGAATCTGCTTGTCCCGCAGCTCAGTAACGCGCTAACGGGTAAGCCGGTCGAGGACCTGTCCCATTCCTGA
- a CDS encoding ABC transporter ATP-binding protein — MSTDQAPTAVPPSKSGAAILRRTVTRNARLLTVGSLLICGHQLCEVSVPILIGLVISRAVETGDFRQLVSWMAALAVLFVLLTTCYQSGARFLMRAIATEGHQLRVDLAVRILHPWRLRTPLRSGELLSIASTDADNTSYLLDYVPRIAGAVTAVVVCAAVLLTIDVPLGLLVLIGTPVILAVLQFGGPVITRRVAEQQELAGQATAVSADLIAGLRALTGIGAQDAAACRYRAVSQEALRATLRATRSQSIFIGFSTAMSALLAVGIAVTAGWFALRGDISIGELITVIGLAQFLLEPFNTMAEVPSWIAEARASAERVGRVEDAPVALSPGAGDLGPGPQDLELVDVRHGPLHGVTLSVGAGEMVGVVAVRSADADAIVAVLSGQLTPDEYSGRVLVGGVPLEEIDPAQSSRALLVEPHKADLFTGSLRSNLTAGAHAAPDVETVDAALRCSCAIDVVDVHRERLDHTVTERGASLSGGQRQRLTLARALLRRTPVLVLHEPTTAVDSMTESAVAQGIAEMRHGQAPRQFTTMIVTCSPAVLAASDRVVLVDAGRVVTTGSHQELMERADYQAAVLR; from the coding sequence ATGAGCACCGATCAGGCACCGACAGCCGTCCCGCCATCGAAGAGCGGCGCCGCGATCCTTCGGCGGACGGTCACCCGTAACGCTCGGCTGTTGACCGTAGGCTCCCTGCTGATCTGTGGACACCAGCTTTGTGAGGTGTCGGTCCCGATCCTGATCGGACTGGTGATAAGTCGCGCGGTCGAGACTGGCGACTTCCGACAACTGGTCTCTTGGATGGCCGCACTGGCTGTGCTGTTCGTCCTGTTGACCACCTGCTACCAAAGTGGTGCGCGGTTCCTGATGCGCGCGATCGCCACCGAGGGACATCAGCTTCGTGTCGACCTCGCCGTGCGGATCCTGCACCCGTGGCGGCTACGTACGCCGTTGCGGAGCGGCGAACTGCTGTCGATAGCCAGCACGGACGCGGACAACACTTCCTATCTTTTGGACTACGTGCCACGGATCGCCGGTGCGGTCACCGCGGTCGTGGTCTGTGCTGCTGTGTTGCTGACCATCGACGTACCGTTGGGGCTGCTGGTCCTTATCGGCACGCCAGTGATCCTGGCCGTGCTCCAGTTCGGCGGGCCGGTGATCACCCGCAGGGTCGCTGAACAACAGGAACTGGCCGGCCAGGCGACGGCGGTGTCGGCAGATCTGATCGCCGGCCTTCGCGCGCTGACGGGCATCGGTGCTCAGGATGCAGCCGCATGCCGTTATCGGGCCGTCAGCCAGGAGGCGCTGAGGGCGACCCTTCGGGCCACCCGGTCGCAGAGCATTTTCATCGGGTTCTCCACTGCCATGAGTGCATTGCTGGCGGTCGGGATCGCGGTGACTGCAGGCTGGTTCGCACTGCGCGGCGATATCTCGATCGGCGAGCTGATCACTGTGATCGGGCTGGCACAGTTTCTTCTCGAACCGTTCAACACGATGGCTGAAGTTCCCAGCTGGATCGCCGAAGCGCGCGCGTCGGCGGAGCGGGTCGGTCGGGTCGAGGATGCGCCTGTTGCGCTCTCGCCCGGCGCCGGGGACCTTGGCCCCGGGCCACAGGATCTCGAACTCGTCGATGTGCGACACGGGCCGCTCCACGGCGTCACGCTGTCGGTGGGTGCCGGTGAGATGGTCGGTGTAGTCGCGGTCCGGTCCGCTGACGCCGATGCCATCGTCGCGGTGTTATCGGGACAGTTGACGCCCGATGAGTACAGCGGACGGGTGCTGGTCGGGGGTGTGCCGCTGGAAGAGATCGACCCGGCCCAGTCCAGCCGGGCGCTGCTCGTGGAGCCGCACAAGGCCGACCTGTTCACCGGGTCACTGCGCTCCAACCTGACTGCAGGTGCCCACGCAGCGCCCGACGTGGAGACGGTGGACGCTGCGTTGCGCTGCTCGTGCGCCATTGACGTGGTCGACGTGCATCGCGAGCGTCTCGATCACACAGTCACCGAACGTGGAGCCAGTCTGTCCGGCGGACAGCGCCAACGATTGACGCTCGCCCGGGCCCTGCTGCGCAGGACCCCCGTTCTGGTTCTACACGAGCCCACCACCGCGGTCGACTCGATGACTGAAAGCGCCGTGGCCCAAGGCATTGCTGAGATGCGACACGGTCAAGCCCCGCGGCAGTTCACCACGATGATCGTCACGTGCAGCCCGGCCGTGCTGGCGGCCAGTGATCGCGTTGTGCTGGTGGACGCTGGACGAGTGGTGACAACGGGCTCACACCAGGAGCTGATGGAACGCGCGGACTACCAAGCGGCAGTGTTGCGATGA
- a CDS encoding FAD-dependent oxidoreductase codes for MPHVITQSCCSDGSCVYACPVNCIHPSPDEPGFATAEMLYIDPVACVDCGACVSACPVGAIAPDTRLTDKQLPFVALNAAFYPERPAGVKLPPTSKLAPVLPAPQVRRGRADLTVAVVGSGPAGMYAADELLTQKGVRVNVFDRLPTPFGLVRAGVAPDHQNTKGVTRVFEQISARSNFNFYLNVEAGRHISHAELLDHHHAVLYTVGAPNDRRLDIAGMELPGTGTATETVAWINGHPDFAGLTVDLRHERVVVIGNGNVALDVARILTADPDDLARTDISDTALGALCDSAVREVVIAARRRPADSAFTLPELIGLTSTAEVVLSTDDHDLVVQDLASATDPVTVGKLEILAKLPVAADIAARPRIRLAYRLTPHRVLGTRRVSGIEFRRTGTDEAVQLDAGMVLTSIGYRGAPIAGLPFDEAAAVVPNRDGRVIDPVTGAAVTGAYVAGWIKRGPTGFIGTNKSCAMQTVSRLVDDFNAGLLTDPTARPGMLDKLIRSRRPDVIDAAGWRAIDTAETARGAAEGRPRVKFTEVSDMVAAAAAAADPPVVRRLLAGLLR; via the coding sequence ATGCCTCACGTCATCACCCAGTCGTGCTGTAGCGACGGGTCCTGCGTCTACGCGTGTCCGGTCAACTGCATCCACCCCAGCCCCGACGAGCCGGGCTTCGCCACCGCCGAGATGCTCTACATCGATCCGGTGGCCTGCGTGGACTGCGGCGCCTGCGTCAGTGCGTGCCCGGTCGGTGCCATCGCGCCCGACACCAGACTGACCGATAAGCAGTTGCCGTTCGTCGCCCTCAACGCCGCCTTCTATCCTGAGCGGCCGGCCGGCGTGAAGCTGCCGCCGACGTCCAAGCTCGCACCGGTGCTGCCCGCGCCCCAGGTGCGCCGCGGCCGGGCGGATCTCACGGTAGCCGTGGTTGGCTCGGGGCCTGCGGGGATGTATGCCGCCGACGAACTGCTCACCCAGAAAGGCGTGCGGGTCAACGTCTTCGACAGGCTGCCCACCCCGTTCGGGCTGGTGCGCGCCGGGGTGGCGCCCGATCACCAGAACACCAAGGGCGTGACGCGGGTCTTCGAGCAGATCAGCGCGCGGTCGAACTTCAACTTCTACCTCAATGTTGAAGCAGGGCGGCATATTTCGCATGCCGAGTTGTTGGATCACCATCATGCCGTGCTGTACACCGTCGGCGCGCCGAACGACCGTAGGCTCGACATCGCCGGGATGGAGCTGCCAGGAACCGGCACCGCTACCGAGACGGTGGCCTGGATCAACGGCCATCCGGACTTCGCCGGGCTGACGGTCGACCTTCGCCACGAACGTGTCGTGGTGATCGGCAACGGCAACGTCGCGCTCGACGTGGCACGAATCTTGACCGCCGACCCAGATGACCTGGCCCGCACCGATATTTCCGATACCGCGCTGGGCGCTCTGTGTGATTCCGCAGTGCGCGAGGTCGTCATCGCCGCGAGGCGCAGGCCGGCCGACTCGGCCTTCACGCTGCCCGAGCTGATCGGGCTGACGTCGACGGCGGAGGTGGTCCTCAGCACCGACGACCACGACCTCGTCGTGCAGGATCTGGCCAGCGCCACCGACCCCGTCACCGTGGGCAAGCTCGAGATCCTGGCCAAATTGCCCGTCGCCGCCGATATCGCCGCGCGCCCGCGAATCCGATTGGCCTACCGGCTGACTCCGCACCGGGTACTCGGCACACGGCGAGTGAGCGGGATCGAGTTCCGCCGTACCGGCACCGACGAGGCGGTACAGCTCGACGCCGGAATGGTGCTGACCTCGATCGGATACCGTGGCGCCCCGATCGCCGGCCTGCCGTTCGACGAGGCCGCCGCCGTCGTCCCCAACCGGGACGGTCGGGTGATCGACCCCGTCACCGGCGCGGCCGTCACCGGCGCATACGTGGCGGGCTGGATCAAGCGCGGCCCAACGGGATTCATCGGAACCAACAAATCCTGTGCCATGCAGACCGTCTCGAGACTGGTCGACGACTTCAATGCCGGGCTGCTCACCGACCCCACCGCGCGGCCGGGGATGCTGGACAAACTGATCCGCTCGCGTCGGCCCGATGTGATCGACGCGGCCGGTTGGCGCGCCATCGACACCGCCGAGACTGCTCGCGGCGCTGCCGAGGGCCGGCCCCGGGTGAAGTTCACCGAGGTGTCCGACATGGTAGCGGCGGCCGCCGCCGCGGCTGACCCGCCGGTGGTCAGACGGTTGCTGGCCGGGCTGTTGCGTTAG
- a CDS encoding FecCD family ABC transporter permease, with protein MGIATAVDDAAKLATSRTGHGRRRVVGLLAVVAALLLACALSLAVGTQNVSLSTVWQAVTDYTDTGDQWIVHDMRIPRTVLGIVVGIALGLSGALIQGITRNPLADTQILGINSGAGLFVVAAIAFLGLRSMWSQIWCAFLGALFAMTLVYLIGMTGRTMVTPVRMLLAGVAVGAVMEGVSFSIRLRNPRAFDSMRYWDAGALDGRSLSVVAVVTPLIVLGALACLYVSRGLNAIALGDDLAVAMGVNVVRARVVGLVAVALLAGAATAAAGPIGFVGLMVPHAVRWFTGPDWRWICAYCVFAAPALLLAADVLGRVVVKPGELPAGIVTAFVGAPVLIWLVRRRNAAAL; from the coding sequence GTGGGTATCGCGACAGCGGTAGACGACGCGGCCAAGCTCGCGACGTCCCGAACCGGCCACGGCAGACGCCGTGTCGTCGGTCTGCTGGCGGTCGTCGCTGCCCTACTGCTGGCGTGTGCGCTGAGTCTGGCGGTCGGCACGCAAAACGTCAGCCTCAGCACGGTGTGGCAGGCGGTGACCGACTACACGGATACCGGCGATCAGTGGATCGTGCACGATATGCGGATCCCGCGCACGGTGCTCGGCATCGTCGTGGGGATCGCGCTGGGGCTCAGTGGCGCCCTGATCCAGGGGATCACCCGCAATCCACTTGCCGACACCCAAATTCTGGGGATCAACTCGGGAGCAGGGCTTTTCGTCGTTGCCGCCATCGCTTTCCTCGGTCTGCGCTCGATGTGGTCCCAGATCTGGTGCGCATTTCTGGGTGCCCTGTTCGCGATGACGTTGGTGTATCTGATCGGGATGACGGGCCGAACCATGGTGACACCGGTACGGATGCTGCTGGCCGGTGTCGCGGTCGGTGCGGTGATGGAGGGGGTCTCGTTCTCGATTCGACTGCGGAATCCGAGGGCATTCGACTCGATGCGGTACTGGGATGCCGGTGCACTTGACGGCCGATCACTGTCTGTGGTCGCCGTGGTCACACCTCTCATCGTGCTCGGCGCGTTGGCATGTCTGTATGTCTCTCGGGGACTGAACGCGATAGCACTGGGTGATGACCTCGCTGTTGCCATGGGCGTCAACGTCGTTCGCGCCAGAGTGGTGGGGCTCGTCGCAGTCGCGTTGCTGGCCGGCGCCGCCACCGCGGCGGCGGGACCGATCGGATTCGTCGGCTTGATGGTTCCGCACGCGGTGCGGTGGTTCACCGGCCCCGACTGGCGCTGGATCTGCGCGTACTGCGTGTTCGCCGCTCCAGCGCTGCTACTTGCGGCCGACGTCCTCGGCCGAGTGGTCGTAAAACCGGGTGAGCTGCCCGCTGGCATCGTGACCGCTTTCGTCGGTGCACCGGTGTTGATCTGGCTGGTGCGCCGCAGGAACGCGGCCGCGTTATGA